The Penicillium digitatum chromosome 6, complete sequence genome has a window encoding:
- a CDS encoding Zinc/iron permease, fungal/plant, with the protein MSFDPQNVNLDTADPTEIVCYLNAGDNEYNGRLGARISAIFVIMIVSSAATFFPVVASRLPRLRIPIYVYLFAKYFGAGVIIATAFIHLLDPAYGEIGPNTCVGMTGHWADYSWCPAIVLASLMGVFLMDFGAERYVEVKYGVCRVDPEPMMASGGEAARVDSPASARNVDDKQIKEVEAQTNELEIERSVRQQLAALLILEFGVIFHSVIIGLNLGVAGDEFSTLYPVLVFHQSFEGLGIGARMSSIPFKKGSWLPWFLCTAYGLTTPISIAIGLGVRTTYNPGSYTANVVSGVLDSISAGILVYTGLVELLARDFLFDPHRTQDNKRLTFMVVTMLLGAGIMALLGKWA; encoded by the coding sequence CGGCCGGCTAGGCGCGCGTATCTCCGCCATCTTTGTGATCATGATTGTCTCTTCAGCGGCGACCTTCTTCCCCGTGGTTGCATCACGTCTGCCACGCCTGCGTATCCCAATCTACGTCTACCTCTTCGCCAAGTACTTCGGTGCCGGCGTCATTATCGCCACGGCCTTCATCCACCTTCTCGATCCCGCATATGGCGAAATCGGTCCCAACACCTGTGTCGGAATGACCGGTCACTGGGCAGACTACTCCTGGTGCCCGGCAATCGTATTGGCGTCGCTGATGGGTGTTTTCCTCATGGACTTCGGTGCCGAGCGCTACGTCGAAGTCAAGTACGGTGTCTGTCGTGTTGACCCAGAACCTATGATGGCGAGTGGAGGTGAAGCGGCCCGCGTCGACTCGCCCGCCTCGGCACGCAACGTAGACGACAAGCAAATCAAGGAGGTTGAGGCGCAAACTAACGAGCTGGAGATCGAGCGCTCGGTTAGACAGCAGCTTGCTGCACTGCTGATTCTGGAGTTCGGTGTCATCTTCCACTCCGTCATTATCGGTCTGAACCTTGGTGTTGCCGGTGATGAGTTCTCGACCCTTTACCCTGTTCTCGTCTTCCACCAGTCCTTCGAGGGACTCGGTATCGGAGCCCGCATGTCCAGTATCCCCTTCAAGAAGGGAAGCTGGTTGCCGTGGTTCCTGTGCACTGCTTACGGCCTGACTACCCCCATTTCCATTGCTATCGGTCTTGGTGTCCGTACTACTTACAACCCTGGCTCCTACACGGCCAACGTTGTTTCCGGTGTGCTCGACTCGATCTCCGCCGGAATCTTGGTTTACACTGGTCTTGttgagcttcttgctcgTGACTTCTTGTTTGACCCTCACCGCACTCAGGACAACAAGCGCCTGACCTTCATGGTGGTGACTATGCTTCTTGGTGCTGGTATCATGGCTCTACTTGGAAAGTGGGCttga